The following are encoded in a window of Actinomyces oris genomic DNA:
- a CDS encoding demethylmenaquinone methyltransferase, which translates to MSRSPLRASLAKDPREVAGMFDAVARRYDLSNDVMSLFQVHMWRRVTRAAVAARPGMRVLDLAAGTGTSSVEYAADGAEVVACDFSTGMVAEGKRRHPEIAFVAGDATALPFADESFDVVTISYGLRNVQDTARALSEMRRVTVPGGRIVIAEFSTPTWPPFRHLYRFYLGSALPAAARLVSSNTEAYDYLGESILAWPDQRELAGLMQQAGWRGVGYKNLSGGIVAVHRATRPVPAQGEQ; encoded by the coding sequence ATGAGCCGATCCCCCCTGCGAGCCAGCCTCGCCAAGGACCCGCGCGAGGTCGCCGGGATGTTCGACGCTGTCGCGCGCCGCTACGACCTGTCCAATGACGTGATGAGCCTGTTCCAGGTGCACATGTGGCGCCGGGTGACGCGCGCGGCCGTCGCCGCGAGGCCGGGGATGCGCGTCCTGGATCTGGCCGCGGGGACCGGCACCTCCTCGGTGGAGTACGCCGCTGACGGCGCCGAGGTCGTGGCCTGCGACTTCTCCACCGGCATGGTGGCCGAGGGCAAGCGCCGCCATCCCGAGATCGCCTTCGTGGCCGGGGACGCCACGGCGCTGCCCTTCGCCGACGAGAGCTTCGACGTCGTCACCATCTCCTACGGGCTGCGCAACGTGCAGGACACGGCGCGGGCACTGTCGGAGATGCGCCGGGTGACGGTTCCGGGCGGGCGGATCGTCATCGCGGAGTTCTCCACCCCGACCTGGCCGCCCTTCCGCCACCTATACCGCTTCTACCTGGGCAGCGCCCTGCCGGCCGCCGCCCGCCTGGTCTCGTCGAACACCGAGGCCTACGACTATCTGGGCGAGTCGATCCTGGCCTGGCCGGACCAGCGGGAGCTGGCCGGCCTCATGCAGCAGGCCGGATGGCGGGGCGTGGGCTACAAGAACCTCTCCGGCGGGATCGTCGCGGTTCACCGGGCCACGCGGCCCGTGCCCGCCCAGGGCGAGCAGTGA
- a CDS encoding geranylgeranyl reductase family protein, giving the protein MTQAAAQSSASASADVIVVGAGPAGSSAAYHMATLGLDVILLEKQELGRDKVCGDGLTPSAVRELVSMGMDTTGWQRNRGLRVIGGGHLLHFPWPEQASFPSYGMARPRALLDRDLAEHAAAAGARLLTGVTVTGPVTSPTGRVTGVEARPTNRVAYPGIEGPTTFTAPLVVDAGGVSARLATAVGRTKNERRPMGVAVRAYFRSPRAKDAWMESRLELWDGTPGKSDLLPGYGWIWSVGEGLVNVGLGSVSSRAQATAIDYRAVFNRWMDNVPASWGFTKENQVGGLVSAALPMAFNRKPHYADGLMLLGDAGGMVSPFNGEGIAQALMSGRLAAQAAAQASARTTTSGREQVLAQYPKALSSEMGGYYTLGRVFVALIEHPEVMRLCTRYGLPRKRLMKLVTKLLSDGWERRGGDGIDHFIQLLTRMVPEA; this is encoded by the coding sequence GTGACCCAGGCAGCCGCCCAGTCCAGCGCCTCCGCCTCTGCCGACGTCATCGTCGTCGGGGCCGGCCCGGCCGGGTCCTCGGCGGCCTACCACATGGCCACTCTCGGTCTTGACGTCATCCTCCTGGAGAAGCAGGAGCTCGGCCGGGACAAGGTCTGTGGGGACGGCCTGACCCCCTCGGCCGTGCGCGAGCTGGTCTCCATGGGGATGGACACCACCGGCTGGCAGCGCAACCGCGGCCTGCGCGTCATCGGCGGCGGGCACCTCCTTCACTTCCCCTGGCCCGAGCAGGCCTCCTTCCCCTCCTACGGGATGGCCCGACCCCGCGCCCTGCTCGACCGTGACCTGGCTGAGCACGCCGCCGCGGCCGGCGCCCGTCTGCTCACCGGCGTCACCGTCACCGGCCCCGTCACCTCACCCACCGGCCGTGTCACCGGCGTCGAGGCCCGCCCCACCAACCGGGTCGCCTACCCCGGCATCGAGGGGCCCACCACCTTCACCGCCCCGTTGGTCGTCGACGCCGGAGGCGTCTCGGCCCGCCTGGCCACCGCCGTCGGGCGAACCAAGAACGAGCGCCGCCCCATGGGCGTGGCCGTGCGCGCCTACTTCCGCTCCCCGCGCGCCAAGGACGCCTGGATGGAGTCGCGCCTCGAGCTGTGGGACGGTACCCCCGGCAAGTCCGACCTCCTGCCCGGCTACGGCTGGATCTGGTCCGTGGGGGAGGGGCTGGTCAATGTCGGACTCGGCTCGGTCTCCTCGCGCGCTCAGGCCACCGCCATCGACTACCGTGCCGTGTTCAACCGCTGGATGGACAACGTCCCGGCCTCCTGGGGCTTCACCAAGGAGAACCAGGTCGGCGGCCTGGTCAGCGCCGCCCTGCCCATGGCCTTCAACCGCAAGCCGCACTACGCCGACGGCCTCATGCTGCTGGGCGACGCAGGCGGCATGGTCTCGCCCTTCAACGGCGAGGGCATCGCCCAGGCCCTCATGTCCGGCCGCCTGGCCGCCCAGGCCGCCGCCCAGGCATCCGCCCGCACGACCACCTCCGGCCGTGAGCAGGTCCTGGCCCAGTACCCCAAGGCCCTCAGCTCCGAGATGGGCGGCTACTACACGCTCGGCCGTGTCTTCGTCGCCCTCATCGAGCACCCCGAGGTCATGCGCCTGTGCACCCGCTACGGGCTGCCGCGCAAGCGCCTCATGAAGCTCGTCACCAAGCTCCTGTCCGACGGGTGGGAGCGCCGCGGCGGTGACGGAATCGACCACTTCATCCAGCTCCTGACAAGGATGGTGCCGGAAGCATGA
- the ndhC gene encoding NADH-quinone oxidoreductase subunit A — MNPYASLLIMAALALLVAVGGLAMSAIISPARRNRVKVANYECGIDPTPANTEHGRFPVSFYLVGMTFIIFDVEVVFLYPWATAFGRLGFFGLGAAVLFIGLITVPYILEWRRGGLDWD; from the coding sequence ATGAACCCCTACGCCTCCCTGCTCATCATGGCCGCGCTGGCCCTCCTGGTGGCCGTCGGCGGTCTGGCCATGAGCGCCATCATCAGCCCCGCCCGGCGCAACCGGGTCAAGGTCGCCAACTACGAGTGCGGCATCGACCCCACCCCCGCCAACACCGAGCACGGGCGCTTCCCCGTCTCCTTCTACCTGGTGGGCATGACCTTCATCATCTTCGATGTCGAGGTGGTCTTCCTCTACCCCTGGGCGACGGCCTTCGGGCGCCTGGGCTTCTTCGGGCTGGGGGCGGCCGTCCTGTTCATCGGCCTGATCACCGTGCCCTACATCCTCGAGTGGCGTCGCGGCGGACTGGACTGGGACTGA
- a CDS encoding NADH-quinone oxidoreductase subunit B, giving the protein MKKHNAYMASIPSKRNDPYAAAAAEVDSPGFLLTTVEKLAGLAQARSMWPVTMGLACCAIEMMAAGTPRFDMARFGWEVFRASPRHADVMIVSGRVSHKMAPIVRNVYDSMPEPKWVISMGACASSGGIFNNYAVVQGCDHIVPVDIYLPGCPPRPEMLLNAMLELTRQIEKKPLFKHREEIARAVEAAALSATPTHEMKGLLA; this is encoded by the coding sequence ATGAAGAAGCACAACGCCTACATGGCGTCCATCCCGTCCAAGCGGAATGACCCCTACGCCGCCGCTGCCGCCGAGGTGGACAGCCCGGGCTTCCTGCTGACCACCGTCGAGAAGCTCGCGGGCCTTGCCCAGGCCCGCTCCATGTGGCCCGTCACCATGGGCCTGGCCTGCTGCGCCATCGAGATGATGGCCGCCGGCACCCCCCGCTTCGACATGGCTCGCTTCGGCTGGGAGGTCTTCCGCGCCTCCCCGCGCCACGCCGACGTCATGATCGTCTCGGGCCGCGTCTCCCACAAGATGGCCCCCATCGTGCGCAACGTCTACGACTCCATGCCCGAGCCCAAGTGGGTCATCTCCATGGGGGCCTGCGCCTCCTCGGGAGGCATCTTCAACAACTACGCCGTCGTCCAGGGCTGCGACCACATCGTCCCGGTGGACATCTACCTGCCGGGCTGCCCGCCGCGCCCCGAGATGCTCCTCAACGCCATGCTCGAGCTCACCCGCCAGATCGAGAAGAAGCCGCTGTTCAAGCACCGCGAGGAGATCGCCCGCGCCGTCGAGGCCGCCGCGCTGTCGGCCACCCCCACCCATGAGATGAAGGGCCTGCTGGCATGA
- a CDS encoding NADH-quinone oxidoreductase subunit C — translation MSEKNTPAHDSGSEALTETPEAPAVPEVAGTPVRPELRLEVITAPTGQFGASDAGDTTGYGEHRSVVTLAPAAARPYGGWFDDVVDALIEDLQEAGTDPAAAIEKVVIEHDELTLFIAREHLLDVARPLRDDQDLRFELCLGVSGVHYPELAGRELHACIQLMSLTHGGRQLRLQVACPETDPHVPSLVSLYPGNDWHERETWDLMGIVFDGHPHLTRTAMPDDWVGHPQRKDYPLGGIPVEYKGAQTPPADTRRSYR, via the coding sequence ATGAGTGAGAAGAACACCCCGGCACACGACTCAGGCTCCGAGGCCCTGACCGAGACTCCCGAGGCCCCCGCCGTCCCCGAGGTCGCCGGCACCCCCGTGCGCCCCGAGCTGCGCCTGGAGGTCATCACCGCCCCCACCGGCCAGTTCGGCGCCTCCGACGCAGGCGACACTACCGGCTACGGCGAGCACCGCAGCGTCGTCACCCTCGCCCCCGCCGCCGCGCGCCCCTACGGCGGCTGGTTCGACGACGTCGTCGACGCCCTCATCGAGGATCTCCAGGAGGCCGGTACCGACCCGGCCGCCGCCATCGAGAAGGTCGTCATCGAGCACGACGAGCTCACCCTGTTCATCGCCCGCGAGCACCTACTCGACGTCGCCCGCCCCCTGCGCGACGACCAGGACCTGCGCTTCGAGCTGTGCCTGGGCGTCAGCGGCGTCCACTACCCCGAGCTGGCCGGGCGCGAGCTGCACGCCTGCATCCAGCTCATGAGCCTGACCCACGGCGGACGCCAGCTGCGCCTGCAGGTCGCCTGCCCTGAGACCGACCCGCACGTGCCCTCCCTCGTCTCGCTCTACCCCGGCAACGACTGGCACGAGCGCGAGACCTGGGACCTCATGGGCATCGTCTTCGACGGCCACCCCCACCTGACTCGCACCGCCATGCCCGACGACTGGGTGGGCCACCCCCAGCGCAAGGACTACCCGCTGGGCGGCATCCCCGTCGAGTACAAGGGCGCCCAGACCCCGCCCGCCGACACCCGGAGGTCCTACCGCTGA
- a CDS encoding NADH-quinone oxidoreductase subunit D → MSTARTFRASGPATDELSAGAEQFTVSGGDWDDVVAQIAERDEADRLRNDRIVLNMGPVHPSTHGVLRLVLEADGEVVTEVRVGTGYLHTGIEKNMEYRTWVQGETFVTRMDYVAPFFQEVAYALAVEKLLGITDDIPEKATVTRVLLMELNRIASHVVAVGTGGNEMGGTTLMTIAFRCRENILKAFEMVSGLRMNHAYIRPGGLAQDIPEGFTEFVRSVMPDMKKDLHELELLLLENPILKSRFIGVGEISLAGGLALGLTGPCLRAAGYPLDLRRTNPYCGYETYDFRVPTYRVSDCYNRLRIRLDEAYESLKIVSQCLDRLDEIATRGDDPSNTTMVADPTIAWPARMSIATDGQGQSLEHVREIMGSSMESLIHHFKLVTQGFRVPAGQVYQTVEHAKGILGVHAVSDGGTRPYRVHFRDPSFSNLQSLAMMGEGGMIADLVPTLASIDPVLGGVDR, encoded by the coding sequence ATGAGCACCGCACGCACCTTCCGCGCCTCCGGCCCCGCCACGGACGAGCTGTCCGCCGGCGCCGAGCAGTTCACCGTCAGCGGCGGGGACTGGGACGACGTCGTCGCCCAGATCGCCGAGCGCGACGAGGCCGACCGCCTGCGCAACGACCGGATCGTCCTCAACATGGGTCCGGTCCACCCCTCCACCCACGGCGTTCTGCGCCTGGTCCTGGAGGCCGACGGCGAGGTCGTCACCGAGGTCCGCGTCGGAACCGGCTACCTGCACACCGGTATCGAGAAGAACATGGAGTACCGCACCTGGGTGCAGGGCGAGACCTTCGTGACCCGCATGGACTACGTGGCCCCCTTCTTCCAGGAGGTCGCCTACGCGCTCGCCGTCGAGAAGCTCCTGGGCATCACCGACGACATCCCGGAGAAGGCCACCGTCACCCGCGTGCTGCTCATGGAGCTCAACCGCATCGCCTCCCACGTCGTGGCCGTGGGCACCGGGGGCAACGAGATGGGCGGCACCACGCTCATGACCATCGCCTTCCGCTGCCGCGAGAACATCCTCAAGGCCTTCGAGATGGTCTCCGGGCTGCGCATGAACCACGCTTACATCCGTCCCGGGGGCCTGGCCCAGGACATCCCCGAGGGCTTCACCGAGTTCGTGCGCTCGGTCATGCCGGACATGAAGAAGGACCTCCACGAGCTCGAGCTCCTCCTCCTGGAGAACCCGATCCTCAAGTCCCGCTTCATCGGTGTGGGGGAGATCAGCCTGGCCGGCGGGCTCGCCCTGGGCCTGACCGGGCCCTGCCTGCGTGCGGCCGGCTACCCGCTGGACCTGCGGCGCACCAACCCCTACTGCGGCTACGAGACCTACGACTTCCGGGTCCCCACCTACCGGGTCTCCGACTGCTACAACCGCCTGCGCATCCGTCTGGACGAGGCCTACGAGTCCCTCAAGATCGTCTCCCAGTGCCTGGACCGCCTCGACGAGATCGCCACCCGCGGCGACGACCCCTCCAACACCACGATGGTGGCCGACCCGACCATCGCCTGGCCAGCCCGCATGTCCATCGCCACCGACGGCCAGGGCCAGTCCCTGGAGCACGTGCGCGAGATCATGGGCAGCTCCATGGAGTCCCTCATCCACCACTTCAAGCTGGTGACTCAGGGCTTCCGAGTCCCGGCCGGGCAGGTCTACCAGACCGTTGAGCACGCCAAGGGGATCCTGGGCGTCCACGCCGTCTCCGACGGCGGCACCCGCCCCTACCGGGTCCACTTCCGCGACCCCTCCTTCTCCAACCTGCAGTCGCTGGCCATGATGGGGGAGGGCGGCATGATTGCCGACCTCGTGCCCACCCTGGCCTCCATCGACCCCGTCCTGGGAGGCGTGGACCGCTGA
- the nuoE gene encoding NADH-quinone oxidoreductase subunit NuoE yields the protein MSTTENAVNPAVETIATVSAVGPVGTVAQAAVAAGYSAEVAQSLQVDIERIIARYPAGKERSALIPMLHLIQSVDGYVSPAGIALCAARLGLERAEVSAVATFYSQFRRHPVGTYHVGVCTNALCAVMGGDEIWKAVTEHTGLGAEETSEDGTISLERVECNAACDYAPVVMVNWEFFDNQTPDSAVAMIKALERGEDVAPTRGPETVPTFRENERLLAGFEDGRTDEGRGPGEPTLRGLSIAREQGWTAPKEETK from the coding sequence ATGAGCACCACCGAGAACGCAGTCAACCCGGCCGTCGAGACCATCGCCACCGTCAGTGCGGTCGGCCCGGTGGGCACTGTCGCGCAAGCCGCTGTGGCCGCCGGTTACAGCGCCGAGGTCGCCCAGAGCCTGCAGGTCGACATCGAGCGGATCATCGCCCGCTACCCGGCGGGCAAGGAGCGCAGCGCCCTCATCCCGATGCTCCACCTCATTCAGTCCGTGGACGGCTACGTCTCGCCGGCCGGCATCGCCCTGTGCGCCGCCCGGCTCGGTCTGGAGCGGGCCGAGGTCAGCGCCGTGGCCACCTTCTACAGTCAGTTCCGCCGCCACCCGGTGGGCACGTACCACGTGGGCGTGTGCACCAACGCCCTGTGCGCCGTCATGGGTGGGGACGAGATCTGGAAGGCGGTCACCGAGCACACCGGCCTGGGCGCCGAGGAGACCAGCGAGGACGGCACCATCAGCCTCGAGCGCGTCGAGTGCAACGCCGCCTGCGACTACGCCCCCGTCGTCATGGTCAACTGGGAGTTCTTCGACAACCAGACCCCCGACTCCGCCGTCGCCATGATCAAGGCCCTCGAGCGCGGCGAGGACGTCGCCCCCACCCGCGGCCCCGAGACCGTCCCCACCTTCCGCGAGAACGAGCGCCTGCTGGCCGGCTTCGAGGACGGCCGCACCGACGAGGGGCGCGGCCCCGGCGAGCCGACCCTGCGCGGCCTGAGCATCGCCCGTGAGCAGGGCTGGACCGCGCCGAAGGAGGAGACCAAGTGA
- the nuoF gene encoding NADH-quinone oxidoreductase subunit NuoF, producing MSDTATYTAPGTLTPVLSDLWDQERSWTLQAYLDHGGYEGLKKAKTLSCEDLISLIKDSGLRGRGGAGFPTGLKWSFLPPVDGGPRYLVVNADESEPGTCKDIPTIMSNPQALIEGIAITSRAIGGDHAFVYLRGEVPHVYRRLLSAVREATESGLLDTGFGLDGQQRLRITAHAGAGAYICGEETALLDSLEGRRGHPRLKPPFPAVAGLYARPTVVNNVETIASVPAILARGAQWYSTMGTEKSKGHGIFSVSGHVAHPGQYEAPFGITMRELIELSGGIRPGHELKFWVPGGSSTPIFGPDELDVPLDYESVAEAGSMLGTRALQVFDETVSVVRVVTRWTEFYQHESCGKCTPCREGTYWMRQIMLRLEAGRGLPGDVEKLESIASNIAGRSFCALGDASATPVLTGIKRFREEFEAGYTAAADELFPYAASSVFESAR from the coding sequence GTGAGTGACACCGCCACCTACACCGCGCCGGGGACCCTCACCCCGGTCCTGAGCGACCTGTGGGACCAGGAGCGCTCCTGGACCCTGCAGGCCTACCTCGACCACGGCGGCTACGAGGGCCTCAAGAAGGCCAAGACCCTCAGCTGCGAAGACCTCATCAGCCTCATCAAGGACTCCGGCCTGCGAGGACGCGGCGGCGCCGGCTTCCCCACGGGACTCAAGTGGTCCTTCCTGCCCCCGGTCGACGGCGGCCCGCGCTACCTCGTGGTCAACGCCGACGAGTCCGAGCCGGGCACCTGCAAGGACATTCCCACGATCATGTCCAACCCGCAGGCCCTCATCGAGGGCATCGCCATCACCTCGCGCGCCATCGGCGGCGACCACGCCTTCGTCTACCTGCGCGGCGAGGTCCCCCACGTCTACCGCCGCCTGCTCAGCGCCGTGCGCGAGGCCACCGAGTCCGGCCTGCTGGACACCGGCTTCGGGCTCGACGGCCAGCAGCGGCTGCGCATCACCGCCCACGCCGGTGCCGGCGCCTACATCTGCGGTGAGGAGACCGCCCTGCTGGACTCCCTGGAGGGCCGCCGCGGCCACCCCCGCCTCAAGCCGCCCTTCCCCGCCGTCGCCGGCCTCTACGCCCGGCCCACGGTGGTCAACAACGTCGAGACCATCGCCTCGGTCCCGGCGATCCTGGCCCGCGGCGCCCAGTGGTACTCCACCATGGGCACCGAGAAGTCCAAGGGCCACGGCATCTTCTCCGTCTCCGGCCACGTGGCCCACCCCGGCCAGTACGAGGCCCCCTTCGGCATCACCATGCGCGAGCTCATCGAGCTCTCCGGCGGCATCCGTCCCGGCCACGAACTGAAGTTCTGGGTGCCGGGAGGCTCCTCGACGCCGATCTTCGGCCCCGACGAGCTCGACGTCCCCCTGGACTACGAGTCCGTGGCCGAGGCCGGCTCCATGCTGGGCACCCGCGCCCTGCAGGTCTTCGACGAGACCGTCTCCGTGGTGCGCGTGGTCACCCGCTGGACCGAGTTCTACCAGCACGAGTCCTGCGGCAAGTGCACCCCCTGCCGCGAGGGCACCTACTGGATGCGCCAGATCATGCTGCGTCTGGAGGCCGGTCGCGGCCTGCCCGGCGACGTCGAGAAGCTCGAGTCCATCGCCTCCAACATCGCCGGACGTTCCTTCTGCGCCCTGGGCGACGCCTCCGCCACCCCGGTCCTGACCGGCATCAAGCGGTTCCGCGAGGAGTTCGAGGCCGGCTACACCGCCGCCGCCGACGAGCTCTTCCCCTACGCCGCCTCCTCCGTCTTCGAAAGCGCACGGTGA
- a CDS encoding NADH-quinone oxidoreductase subunit G: MTAETTTKSSAPAAPPAPEMVHMTIDGLPVEVEKGTLLIRAAEQVGVRIPRFCDHPLLAPSANCRQCLVEVAMPGRDGVVRPMPKPQPSCAMTAMEGMEISTQATSEVAAKAQAGTMEFLLINHPLDCPVCDKGGECPLQNQALELMASGAQSATRFTDVKRTFPKPLRLTSNILLDRDRCILCQRCVRFADQIPGDPFIALQGRGGGHPSFDMDGEPEHAGGLYSEQIGRFDARVLDFHTEAPQEGLDADLQTIRGVPSLSALGDLTGPGGEPGASGGTDYGPDLGAGREDLDASGRPFASYFSGNIIQICPVGALTSAKYRFRARPMDLVSTDSVTEHDASGSAIRVDMRRGVVLRHLAGNDPEVNEEWITDKDRFAFTWSSQPDRLTVPLVRDEETGELVTTSWSDALDVAAQGLARAAADGGVGLLPGGRLTLEDAWAWSRFARTALGTNDIDQRVRSHSQEEDSFLAARVAGTGLGAVTYRHLERAGQVLLLGLEPEDECGSLFLRLRKGVRAGGVKVATVTTCLSAGSRKLSAQAVLTPPGEEARVVAHLSQTHPELVEALRADGATILIGERAVRVPGLLSVADALATATGAHLAWVPRRSGERGGIEAGLLPGLLPGGRPVADPEARAQVEQAWNLGSEHLLPATPGRDVTAILSALLEGSLGGAVVGGIDLRDFPDPGLARAALAASGFTVQLEVRRSEVSEHADVVLPVAPAVEKNGTFVNWEGRVRPFGQAHVSRSRTDRQVLGMLADEMGVDLQVDDLVVLHEQLADLGLWRGQRPSVAFGPAPAVCAAAPAPADGGVEARLTTHKPMLDAGRLQDGEPFLAATALRPVARVGADLAQRLSLAAGQEVTVATAAGSITLPAVVGGVSDGTVWLPECSAGSTVHQTLGAGHGSQVTVTHAAEVLR; the protein is encoded by the coding sequence ATGACTGCTGAGACGACCACCAAGAGCTCCGCACCCGCGGCGCCGCCGGCCCCCGAGATGGTCCACATGACCATTGACGGGCTGCCCGTCGAGGTCGAGAAGGGGACCCTCCTCATCCGTGCCGCCGAGCAGGTCGGCGTGCGCATCCCGCGCTTCTGCGACCACCCGCTGCTCGCACCGTCGGCCAACTGCCGCCAGTGCCTGGTGGAGGTGGCGATGCCGGGGCGCGACGGCGTCGTGCGGCCCATGCCCAAGCCCCAGCCCTCCTGCGCCATGACCGCCATGGAGGGTATGGAGATCTCCACCCAGGCCACCAGCGAGGTCGCCGCCAAGGCCCAGGCCGGCACCATGGAGTTCCTCCTCATCAACCACCCGCTGGACTGCCCGGTGTGCGACAAGGGCGGCGAGTGCCCCCTGCAGAACCAGGCCCTGGAGCTCATGGCCTCCGGCGCCCAGTCCGCCACCCGCTTCACCGACGTCAAGCGCACCTTCCCCAAGCCGCTGCGCCTGACCAGCAACATCCTGCTGGACCGCGACCGCTGCATCCTGTGCCAGCGCTGCGTGCGCTTCGCCGACCAGATCCCCGGCGACCCCTTCATCGCCCTCCAGGGCCGCGGCGGCGGGCACCCCTCCTTCGACATGGACGGCGAGCCCGAGCACGCCGGGGGCCTGTACTCCGAGCAGATCGGGCGCTTCGACGCCCGCGTCCTGGACTTCCACACCGAGGCGCCCCAGGAGGGGCTTGACGCCGACCTCCAGACGATCCGCGGCGTGCCCTCCCTGAGCGCTCTGGGAGACCTGACCGGCCCAGGCGGCGAGCCCGGGGCCTCCGGCGGCACCGACTACGGCCCCGACCTCGGCGCCGGCCGCGAGGACCTGGACGCCTCCGGGCGCCCCTTCGCCTCCTACTTCTCGGGCAACATCATCCAAATCTGCCCCGTGGGAGCCCTGACCTCCGCGAAGTACCGCTTCCGGGCCCGCCCCATGGACCTGGTCTCCACCGACTCCGTCACCGAGCACGACGCCTCCGGCTCCGCCATCCGCGTCGACATGCGCCGCGGCGTCGTCCTGCGTCACCTCGCGGGCAACGACCCCGAGGTCAACGAGGAGTGGATCACCGACAAGGACCGCTTCGCCTTCACCTGGTCCTCCCAGCCCGACCGCCTCACCGTGCCGCTCGTGCGCGACGAGGAGACCGGCGAGCTCGTCACCACCTCCTGGTCCGATGCTCTGGATGTGGCCGCCCAGGGGCTGGCCCGTGCCGCCGCAGACGGGGGAGTGGGGCTCCTGCCCGGAGGCCGCCTCACCCTGGAGGACGCCTGGGCCTGGTCCCGCTTCGCCCGCACCGCCCTGGGCACCAACGACATCGACCAGCGCGTGCGCAGCCACAGCCAGGAGGAGGACTCCTTCCTGGCCGCCCGCGTGGCCGGCACCGGGCTGGGCGCCGTCACCTACCGCCACCTGGAGCGGGCCGGACAGGTCCTGCTCCTGGGCCTGGAGCCCGAGGACGAGTGCGGTTCCCTGTTCCTGCGCCTGCGCAAGGGCGTGCGCGCCGGCGGCGTCAAGGTGGCCACCGTGACCACCTGCCTGAGCGCCGGCAGCCGCAAGCTCTCCGCCCAGGCCGTCCTCACCCCGCCCGGTGAGGAGGCCCGCGTCGTCGCCCACCTCAGCCAGACCCACCCCGAGCTCGTCGAGGCCCTGCGGGCCGACGGCGCCACCATCCTCATCGGTGAGCGCGCCGTCCGCGTCCCCGGCCTGCTGAGCGTCGCCGACGCCCTGGCCACCGCCACCGGCGCCCACCTGGCCTGGGTGCCGCGCCGCAGCGGCGAGCGCGGCGGCATCGAGGCGGGTCTGCTGCCCGGCCTCCTGCCCGGCGGTCGCCCCGTGGCCGACCCCGAGGCCCGCGCCCAGGTCGAGCAGGCCTGGAACCTGGGCTCCGAGCACCTTCTGCCCGCGACACCGGGCCGCGACGTCACCGCGATCCTCTCGGCCCTCCTGGAGGGGAGCCTGGGCGGCGCGGTTGTCGGCGGCATCGACCTGCGCGACTTCCCCGACCCGGGCCTGGCCCGCGCGGCCCTGGCCGCCAGCGGCTTCACCGTCCAGCTCGAGGTGCGCCGCAGCGAGGTCAGTGAGCACGCCGACGTCGTCCTGCCCGTGGCCCCGGCCGTGGAGAAGAACGGCACCTTCGTCAACTGGGAGGGGCGCGTGCGCCCCTTCGGCCAGGCCCACGTCTCGCGCTCGCGCACCGACCGCCAGGTCCTGGGCATGCTCGCCGACGAGATGGGAGTCGACCTGCAGGTCGACGACCTGGTCGTCCTGCACGAGCAGCTCGCCGACCTGGGCCTGTGGCGCGGGCAGCGCCCGTCGGTCGCCTTCGGGCCCGCGCCGGCGGTCTGCGCCGCCGCCCCCGCCCCCGCCGACGGCGGCGTCGAGGCCCGACTGACCACTCACAAGCCCATGCTCGACGCCGGGCGCCTCCAGGACGGTGAGCCCTTCCTAGCCGCCACCGCCCTGCGCCCCGTCGCCCGGGTGGGCGCCGACCTCGCCCAGCGCCTGTCGCTGGCAGCCGGCCAGGAGGTGACCGTGGCGACCGCCGCCGGATCCATCACCCTGCCGGCCGTCGTCGGAGGCGTCAGCGACGGCACCGTGTGGCTGCCCGAGTGCTCGGCGGGCTCCACCGTCCACCAGACCCTGGGCGCCGGGCACGGCTCCCAGGTCACCGTGACCCATGCAGCGGAGGTACTGAGGTGA